Proteins encoded together in one Coffea arabica cultivar ET-39 chromosome 2c, Coffea Arabica ET-39 HiFi, whole genome shotgun sequence window:
- the LOC113727736 gene encoding uncharacterized protein isoform X2, translating into MSVSDDVGSIRSLSQISEEETVKLSVDLVAAARHNLGFLRLVDDSDWLHQKPSILESIRRYDQLWMPLISDLTVGSTPPMVLPPLDVEWIWFCHTLNAVSYREYCKSRFSKLIGKAAIFDEENEEYALNRCKEIWEYRYPSEPFESEFELNLEKPCVINEDLLDQVSKQRYLYTIFNEPYRSEVVYLIAARQSYKGFLYSLNRISERCSLLVPPSDVLLMWLTHQVHGAWDDVNVKEGAIEEAKNMWEEIFDRPYEKAGGSAIGRAVHVKPPFYWDASDTDVNTKYRSLAPRFLLEFCISVKLSRETRAMKRQMSNEFLRLRMARCHKELKLDKPLLDFRSESWRKAWHLYCEFGTKGVILELRQRGGRCFKGSNLQCSITFLWNDLLRARSLTWSKEIVQVVKADASITPPVQAPYLLKCVPDRVTDDSGAMISDVILRMNEYRPQAGRWLSRTVLDHAGRECFVIRMRMGGGFWRRGGETPSAVKWEDRIIEIREGSWSYVASSIGKAPEKVVGTATPQEPPEEWQASWNISTGNELLIRWASPTSSSGLNFVIRNKEPTDRMVRLLKGRKMQYQVKKSSSASDSSICKKPNDTDDEEVEEEEEEEEEDGFITLVRFSEELPTGKATALLNWKLLAVEVLPEEDAVFVLLICLSLSRSISEMKKEDVGSLLIRRRIKEPKPGERDWGSIMLHPSSYSPSISSPYLQPWYWNAKAVMASKAMDDMTRPPAMNLNYSPAEGGDKLYKRGVFALKKL; encoded by the exons CTCTGACTGGCTTCACCAGAAACCCAGCATTCTTGAATCCATCAGAAG ATATGATCAGCTTTGGATGCCTCTCATCTCTGATCTCACAGTCGGTTCAACTCCTCCTATGGTCCTTCCTCCACTTGATGTTGAATGGATTTGGTTCTGTCACACCTTGAATGCG GTCAGTTACAGAGAATATTGCAAGTCAAGGTTCTCGAAGTTAATTGGGAAAGCAGCGATCtttgatgaagaaaatgaagagtatGCACTGAACAGATGCAAAGAAATTTGGGAATACAGATATCCATCCGAGCCTTTTGAGAGTGAATTTGAGTTAAATTTGGAGAAGCCTTGTGTAATAAATGAAGATCTTCTGGATCAAGTGTCGAAGCAGAGATATTTATACACCATATTTAATGAGCCATACAGGTCAGAGGTTGTCTATCTGATTGCAGCAAGACAAAGCTATAAAGGCTTTCTGTACAGTTTGAACAGAATTTCCGAGAGGTGCTCTCTATTGGTGCCCCCTTCAGATGTTCTACTTATGTGGCTGACTCATCAG GTACATGGAGCATGGGATGATGTGAATGTGAAGGAAGGAGCGATAGAAGAAGCGAAAAACATGTGGGAGGAAATATTTGATCGACCATATGAGAAAGCTGGTGGTTCAGCCATTGGGAGGGCTGTTCATGTCAAACCACCTTTTTATTGGGATGCCTCAGATACGGATGTTAATACAAAGTACAGGTCTTTGGCGCCAAGGTTCTTGCTTGAG TTCTGCATATCCGTGAAGCTAAGTAGAGAGACAAGAGCAATGAAGAGACAGATGTCAAATGAATTTCTACGTCTCCGGATGGCTAGATGCCATAAGGAACTCAAATTAGATAAACCATTGTTAGACTTTAGATCAGAATCATGGCGTAAAGCTTGGCATCTGTACTGTGAGTTTGGCACAAAGGGAGTGATACTTGAACTTCGTCAGAGAGGTGGCCGTTGCTTTAAAGGAAGTAACCTGCAATGTAGCATTACATTTCTTTGGAATGATTTATTGCGTGCACGCTCTCTAACTTGGTCAAAAGAAATTGTTCAAGTAGTTAAAGCAGATGCTTCAATCACTCCACCTGTTCAAGCACCCTACTTGTTGAAATGCGTCCCAGACCGGGTCACAGATGATTCAGGAGCAATGATATCAGATGTAATACTTAGAATGAATGAGTATCGGCCTCAGGCTGGTCGGTGGCTGTCTCGCACTGTCCTTGACCATGCAGGAAGAGAGTGTTTTGTCATCCGAATGAG GATGGGAGGAGGATTTTGGAGGAGAGGAGGCGAAACACCTTCAGCTGTTAAATGGGAGGACAGGATCATAGAGATTCGTGAAGGTTCTTGGTCCTACGTTGCTAGTTCGATCGGCAAAGCCCCTG AGAAAGTTGTAGGCACTGCAACACCTCAAGAACCACCTGAGGAGTGGCAAGCTTCATGGAACATCTCAACAGGAAATGAACTATTAATACGTTGGGCGTCTCCAACATCCAGTTCAGGCTTGAATTTTGTCATAAGAAACAAGGAACCTACTGACAGGATG GTAAGGTTGCTGAAAGGGAGGAAGATGCAGTATCAAGTCAAGAAGTCATCATCAGCCTCAGACTCTTCTATCTGCAAAAAACCAAACGATACGGATGACGaagaagtagaagaagaagaagaagaagaagaagaagatggatTTATAACACTGGTCCGGTTCTCAGAGGAGTTGCCAACCGGAAAAGCAACTGCTCTTCTAAATTGGAAGCTACTGGCAGTGGAGGTACTGCCTGAAGAAGATGCAGTTTTTGTACTTCTTATCTGCTTATCACTATCGAGAAGCATATCggaaatgaaaaaagaagacGTGGGAAGCTTGTTAATCAGGAGGAGGATAAAGGAACCAAAGCCTGGAGAAAGAGACTGGGGATCAATAATGCTGCATCCCTCTTCATATTCTCCATCTATTTCTTCACCTTACCTTCAACCCTGGTATTGGAATGCCAAGGCAGTAATGGCTTCCAAAGCGATGGATGATATGACAAGGCCCCCAGCTATGAATCTCAACTATTCACCCGCAGAAGGTGGGGATAAGCTGTACAAGAGAGGCGTCTTTGCCTTGAAAAAACTGTAA
- the LOC113727736 gene encoding uncharacterized protein isoform X1 gives MSVSDDVGSIRSLSQISEEETVKLSVDLVAAARHNLGFLRLVDDSDWLHQKPSILESIRRYDQLWMPLISDLTVGSTPPMVLPPLDVEWIWFCHTLNAVSYREYCKSRFSKLIGKAAIFDEENEEYALNRCKEIWEYRYPSEPFESEFELNLEKPCVINEDLLDQVSKQRYLYTIFNEPYRSEVVYLIAARQSYKGFLYSLNRISERCSLLVPPSDVLLMWLTHQSYPTVYAQDTKELEGHIEKVHGAWDDVNVKEGAIEEAKNMWEEIFDRPYEKAGGSAIGRAVHVKPPFYWDASDTDVNTKYRSLAPRFLLEFCISVKLSRETRAMKRQMSNEFLRLRMARCHKELKLDKPLLDFRSESWRKAWHLYCEFGTKGVILELRQRGGRCFKGSNLQCSITFLWNDLLRARSLTWSKEIVQVVKADASITPPVQAPYLLKCVPDRVTDDSGAMISDVILRMNEYRPQAGRWLSRTVLDHAGRECFVIRMRMGGGFWRRGGETPSAVKWEDRIIEIREGSWSYVASSIGKAPEKVVGTATPQEPPEEWQASWNISTGNELLIRWASPTSSSGLNFVIRNKEPTDRMVRLLKGRKMQYQVKKSSSASDSSICKKPNDTDDEEVEEEEEEEEEDGFITLVRFSEELPTGKATALLNWKLLAVEVLPEEDAVFVLLICLSLSRSISEMKKEDVGSLLIRRRIKEPKPGERDWGSIMLHPSSYSPSISSPYLQPWYWNAKAVMASKAMDDMTRPPAMNLNYSPAEGGDKLYKRGVFALKKL, from the exons CTCTGACTGGCTTCACCAGAAACCCAGCATTCTTGAATCCATCAGAAG ATATGATCAGCTTTGGATGCCTCTCATCTCTGATCTCACAGTCGGTTCAACTCCTCCTATGGTCCTTCCTCCACTTGATGTTGAATGGATTTGGTTCTGTCACACCTTGAATGCG GTCAGTTACAGAGAATATTGCAAGTCAAGGTTCTCGAAGTTAATTGGGAAAGCAGCGATCtttgatgaagaaaatgaagagtatGCACTGAACAGATGCAAAGAAATTTGGGAATACAGATATCCATCCGAGCCTTTTGAGAGTGAATTTGAGTTAAATTTGGAGAAGCCTTGTGTAATAAATGAAGATCTTCTGGATCAAGTGTCGAAGCAGAGATATTTATACACCATATTTAATGAGCCATACAGGTCAGAGGTTGTCTATCTGATTGCAGCAAGACAAAGCTATAAAGGCTTTCTGTACAGTTTGAACAGAATTTCCGAGAGGTGCTCTCTATTGGTGCCCCCTTCAGATGTTCTACTTATGTGGCTGACTCATCAG AGCTATCCTACAGTATATGCTCAAGACACTAAGGAGTTGGAAGGGCATATTGAAAAGGTACATGGAGCATGGGATGATGTGAATGTGAAGGAAGGAGCGATAGAAGAAGCGAAAAACATGTGGGAGGAAATATTTGATCGACCATATGAGAAAGCTGGTGGTTCAGCCATTGGGAGGGCTGTTCATGTCAAACCACCTTTTTATTGGGATGCCTCAGATACGGATGTTAATACAAAGTACAGGTCTTTGGCGCCAAGGTTCTTGCTTGAG TTCTGCATATCCGTGAAGCTAAGTAGAGAGACAAGAGCAATGAAGAGACAGATGTCAAATGAATTTCTACGTCTCCGGATGGCTAGATGCCATAAGGAACTCAAATTAGATAAACCATTGTTAGACTTTAGATCAGAATCATGGCGTAAAGCTTGGCATCTGTACTGTGAGTTTGGCACAAAGGGAGTGATACTTGAACTTCGTCAGAGAGGTGGCCGTTGCTTTAAAGGAAGTAACCTGCAATGTAGCATTACATTTCTTTGGAATGATTTATTGCGTGCACGCTCTCTAACTTGGTCAAAAGAAATTGTTCAAGTAGTTAAAGCAGATGCTTCAATCACTCCACCTGTTCAAGCACCCTACTTGTTGAAATGCGTCCCAGACCGGGTCACAGATGATTCAGGAGCAATGATATCAGATGTAATACTTAGAATGAATGAGTATCGGCCTCAGGCTGGTCGGTGGCTGTCTCGCACTGTCCTTGACCATGCAGGAAGAGAGTGTTTTGTCATCCGAATGAG GATGGGAGGAGGATTTTGGAGGAGAGGAGGCGAAACACCTTCAGCTGTTAAATGGGAGGACAGGATCATAGAGATTCGTGAAGGTTCTTGGTCCTACGTTGCTAGTTCGATCGGCAAAGCCCCTG AGAAAGTTGTAGGCACTGCAACACCTCAAGAACCACCTGAGGAGTGGCAAGCTTCATGGAACATCTCAACAGGAAATGAACTATTAATACGTTGGGCGTCTCCAACATCCAGTTCAGGCTTGAATTTTGTCATAAGAAACAAGGAACCTACTGACAGGATG GTAAGGTTGCTGAAAGGGAGGAAGATGCAGTATCAAGTCAAGAAGTCATCATCAGCCTCAGACTCTTCTATCTGCAAAAAACCAAACGATACGGATGACGaagaagtagaagaagaagaagaagaagaagaagaagatggatTTATAACACTGGTCCGGTTCTCAGAGGAGTTGCCAACCGGAAAAGCAACTGCTCTTCTAAATTGGAAGCTACTGGCAGTGGAGGTACTGCCTGAAGAAGATGCAGTTTTTGTACTTCTTATCTGCTTATCACTATCGAGAAGCATATCggaaatgaaaaaagaagacGTGGGAAGCTTGTTAATCAGGAGGAGGATAAAGGAACCAAAGCCTGGAGAAAGAGACTGGGGATCAATAATGCTGCATCCCTCTTCATATTCTCCATCTATTTCTTCACCTTACCTTCAACCCTGGTATTGGAATGCCAAGGCAGTAATGGCTTCCAAAGCGATGGATGATATGACAAGGCCCCCAGCTATGAATCTCAACTATTCACCCGCAGAAGGTGGGGATAAGCTGTACAAGAGAGGCGTCTTTGCCTTGAAAAAACTGTAA